One window of the Oscillospiraceae bacterium genome contains the following:
- a CDS encoding ATP-binding protein produces the protein MNKKIYTRQYYIEKIRGFYHSDLIKVITGIRRCGKSFFLLSVMEELKKEGVAEKDIIYLNLDKRGYRKIKTPDALEAAIEALITDDDFKYLFIDEVQNVDGFEEVVNGFREDGNFSIFITGSNSYLLSGELSTKLTGRYIEVEMFTLNFREFLEMKKFLKKDVKDNKFEELNEYLRFGGFPKTLEFDNPADKDTYITDVIEQILEKDVIKHRKIRNPAVFDKVMTYIINNFGATVSLSSITEYFDKQEHIKIRSETLNNYLKILENAKIIYKCPRFDVKSKKSLRGEQKYYLADLGIYFSRNVDARINYGPILENIIYTYLCTKNYKISVGRIGKLECDFITRINDEYRYIQVAMTIMSQETEEREYKPFSIIHDNYPKYVITLDSLLQKRDGVIHKNLIDFISNDENL, from the coding sequence ATGAATAAAAAAATTTACACAAGACAATATTATATTGAAAAAATTCGCGGTTTTTACCATAGTGATCTTATTAAAGTTATTACAGGTATACGTCGTTGCGGAAAATCTTTTTTTCTGCTTTCGGTTATGGAAGAACTAAAAAAAGAGGGTGTTGCCGAAAAGGATATTATATATTTAAACCTTGATAAGCGAGGTTACAGAAAAATCAAAACTCCTGATGCTTTAGAAGCAGCAATTGAAGCTCTTATTACCGATGATGATTTTAAATATCTGTTTATAGATGAAGTTCAGAATGTTGATGGCTTTGAGGAAGTTGTCAATGGTTTCAGAGAAGATGGAAACTTTTCTATCTTTATTACAGGCTCAAACTCCTATTTGCTCAGCGGTGAGCTTTCTACTAAGCTTACGGGACGATATATTGAAGTTGAAATGTTCACTTTGAACTTTCGTGAGTTTTTGGAAATGAAAAAATTTCTCAAAAAAGACGTTAAGGATAACAAATTCGAAGAATTGAACGAATATCTTCGTTTTGGCGGTTTTCCTAAAACTCTTGAATTTGATAACCCTGCCGATAAAGATACCTATATTACCGATGTTATAGAGCAAATCCTTGAAAAAGACGTAATTAAGCATAGGAAAATCAGAAATCCTGCGGTATTTGATAAGGTTATGACTTATATTATCAATAATTTCGGTGCTACTGTAAGTCTTTCAAGTATAACAGAATACTTTGACAAGCAGGAGCATATCAAAATCCGTAGCGAAACTCTAAACAATTATTTAAAAATACTTGAAAATGCAAAAATAATTTATAAATGTCCTCGCTTTGATGTTAAATCAAAAAAATCACTTCGCGGCGAACAAAAATATTATCTTGCTGATCTTGGTATTTATTTTTCCCGTAACGTAGATGCAAGAATAAATTACGGTCCGATACTTGAAAATATAATTTATACTTATCTTTGTACAAAAAATTATAAAATAAGCGTGGGACGTATCGGAAAGTTAGAGTGCGATTTTATTACAAGAATTAACGATGAATACCGCTATATTCAAGTAGCTATGACAATTATGAGTCAGGAAACCGAGGAACGAGAATATAAACCTTTCAGCATAATTCATGATAACTATCCTAAGTATGTCATTACCCTTGATTCTCTTTTGCAAAAACGTGATGGAGTAATACACAAAAATCTGATTGACTTTATTTCCAATGACGAAAATCTTTAA
- a CDS encoding DNA translocase FtsK → MAAKKKTASKKKDVQSKERTPLANQILTVVLFVVGIFLLISFLFDITGVAGRFISNFFKGFLGTAAYFLPFFLFFLAIRNSKSAIKFEFSIKLWSGIVFLVNFSALMLIISNFKPETQGINNVIGEMFSHGTANIISGGLIGSALGLGMRSLLDVVGSLIVIILLLLISFMLLTGITARQIYKFFIPFKMKDVAKAVGEKIVSEEEEEKAPKSKKKEPVIDIPVDEPRKIDDEQVDNIMKTLSEGSESIENEQELSETEAVIPPKEEEKEPVETEEFDIEEEKKEAPKKSSEGYTFPPITLLKQDVGASPAADVSDELKQNGKKLIDTLKSFGVDASIVNISRGPSVTRYEIAPGVGVKISKIANLADDIALNLAAMGVRIEAPIPGKAAIGIEIPNNNISSVFIRDILASREFREAKSNLSVCLGKDITGNHIITDLSKMPHLLVAGATGSGKSVCINSIIISLLYKSSPEQVKLLMIDPKVVELKIYNSIPHLLIPVVTDPKKAAGALNWAVVEMLDRYKKFAEQNVRDITGYNENAKVDENLETMPHIVVIIDELADLMMAAPNEVEDSICRLAQMARAAGMHLVIATQRPSTDVITGTIKANVPSRISFKVSSQVDSRIILDVAGAEKLLGRGDMLFCPVGQSKPTRIQGCFVSDKEVEAVTDFVSGSADVTYDDSIIEHIETKAAEAEQKNKKVLDDNASDEDEMLPAAIEVVVEAGMASVSLLQRKLKLGYARAARIVDQLEQKGIVGPYEGAKPRQVLISKVQYQEMLMNTEKSEE, encoded by the coding sequence ATGGCGGCAAAGAAAAAAACAGCTTCCAAGAAAAAGGACGTTCAAAGTAAAGAGCGTACCCCTCTTGCAAATCAGATACTTACAGTTGTTCTTTTTGTAGTGGGAATTTTCTTGTTAATTTCTTTTTTATTTGATATAACAGGTGTTGCAGGACGCTTTATTTCAAACTTTTTTAAAGGCTTTTTAGGTACTGCGGCATATTTTTTACCCTTCTTTTTGTTTTTCCTTGCAATAAGAAACAGTAAAAGCGCCATTAAGTTTGAATTTTCTATAAAGCTTTGGTCGGGCATTGTATTTCTTGTTAATTTCTCTGCCCTTATGCTGATAATTTCGAATTTCAAGCCGGAAACACAGGGAATAAACAACGTTATAGGCGAAATGTTCTCTCACGGTACTGCAAATATTATTTCAGGCGGTCTTATAGGCTCCGCTTTGGGACTTGGTATGAGATCCTTACTTGACGTTGTTGGCTCGTTAATTGTAATTATTCTTCTTTTGCTTATTTCCTTTATGCTTTTGACAGGTATTACCGCAAGGCAGATTTACAAATTCTTCATTCCCTTTAAAATGAAAGATGTTGCAAAGGCAGTAGGTGAAAAAATAGTTTCAGAAGAGGAAGAAGAAAAAGCTCCCAAGAGTAAGAAAAAAGAGCCTGTTATTGATATTCCCGTTGATGAGCCGAGAAAAATTGACGATGAGCAGGTTGATAATATAATGAAAACTCTCTCCGAAGGCTCTGAAAGCATAGAGAATGAGCAAGAACTTTCCGAAACAGAAGCAGTTATTCCTCCCAAAGAGGAAGAAAAAGAGCCTGTGGAAACTGAGGAGTTTGACATTGAGGAGGAGAAAAAGGAAGCTCCCAAGAAAAGCTCAGAGGGCTATACCTTCCCTCCTATAACCTTATTAAAGCAAGACGTAGGAGCTTCTCCTGCAGCAGATGTTTCAGACGAGCTTAAGCAAAACGGCAAAAAGCTTATTGATACTCTTAAAAGCTTCGGTGTTGATGCAAGCATAGTAAATATAAGCAGAGGTCCGTCAGTAACCCGCTATGAAATTGCCCCCGGTGTAGGCGTAAAAATAAGTAAAATTGCAAATCTTGCTGACGATATAGCTTTAAATCTTGCGGCTATGGGAGTAAGAATTGAAGCTCCTATTCCGGGAAAAGCGGCTATAGGTATTGAAATTCCAAATAATAATATAAGCTCTGTTTTCATTCGTGATATTTTAGCAAGCCGTGAATTCAGAGAAGCAAAATCAAATCTTTCTGTTTGCTTAGGTAAAGACATAACAGGAAACCATATTATAACCGACCTTTCAAAAATGCCTCACCTTCTTGTTGCAGGTGCTACAGGCTCAGGTAAATCAGTTTGTATTAACTCAATAATTATTTCTCTTCTTTATAAGTCATCACCCGAACAGGTAAAGCTTTTGATGATTGACCCTAAGGTTGTTGAGCTTAAGATTTATAACTCTATTCCTCATTTGCTTATCCCTGTGGTTACAGACCCTAAAAAAGCCGCAGGCGCACTTAACTGGGCTGTCGTTGAAATGCTTGACCGTTATAAAAAGTTTGCTGAGCAAAATGTACGTGACATTACAGGCTACAACGAAAATGCGAAGGTTGACGAGAATTTAGAAACTATGCCGCATATTGTAGTTATTATAGACGAGCTTGCAGATTTGATGATGGCGGCTCCCAACGAGGTTGAGGACTCTATTTGCAGACTTGCTCAGATGGCGAGAGCTGCGGGAATGCACCTTGTTATTGCTACTCAGAGACCGTCGACAGACGTTATTACCGGAACTATTAAAGCAAATGTTCCTTCAAGAATTTCCTTTAAGGTTTCTTCTCAGGTTGACTCAAGAATTATTCTTGATGTGGCAGGCGCAGAAAAGCTTTTAGGCCGGGGAGATATGCTCTTCTGTCCTGTAGGACAAAGCAAGCCCACACGTATACAGGGCTGTTTTGTAAGCGATAAAGAGGTTGAAGCGGTAACCGACTTTGTTTCGGGAAGCGCAGACGTTACATATGACGATTCTATTATTGAGCATATTGAAACAAAGGCTGCCGAGGCTGAGCAGAAAAACAAGAAGGTTCTTGACGATAATGCTTCCGACGAGGACGAAATGCTTCCGGCTGCTATTGAGGTTGTAGTGGAAGCGGGAATGGCTTCGGTTTCATTGCTTCAAAGAAAGCTTAAGCTTGGCTATGCAAGAGCCGCAAGAATAGTTGACCAATTAGAGCAAAAAGGAATTGTAGGTCCCTACGAAGGCGCAAAGCCCCGTCAGGTTTTAATTTCTAAGGTTCAGTATCAGGAAATGCTTATGAACACCGAAAAAAGCGAAGAATAA